The following is a genomic window from Mus caroli chromosome 17, CAROLI_EIJ_v1.1, whole genome shotgun sequence.
GTCTTCTGGAATGGGCCTTACTCCTCACCCCTACCCCTCAACTGAAGATTCAGAAAACACACAGGCGCCAGAGTTCAAGGCAAGGCCTGTTTAATTTGAGGGCGCGCGTGCGCTATGGCTTATGAGGCAGACTGCAGTGCCAGTGAGTGAGTTTGGGGAGTCGAGGGTGGAGGGTAGGAGCCAGGTAGGCATAAGGCAGGGGACAGGCCCAGGAGCCCAGGATCATACCTGGGAATGGCTCACACAGACCCACGATTCCAGGCCCTGGAGCTGCAGAGCAGGATAAGGGGCTTGTCCGGAGGCTGCCCTCTTACGAAGTCATGGAACACCCATCCTCTGGCCCCTCAGAGAGCCTAGGCTCTGCATTCCAGaacccagcatgtgggaggtagcacaggggtagctaggcAGAGAAGAGAGGCCTGGCCTAGGGACCATCCCATGTGAGGGATGGGACAGAGGGACAGCTCCTCCAGGCACAGCTGGCCCTGAGGTCCCTGACTGCCTGTTCCCTGGTCTCTGCTCAGGAAGGCGCTGCTGACAGGGTGGGTAAGAAAGGGTTTGcagagaaaggttttgttttattgcaaTTATTTAGAGTGAGTCccaaggggttgggggagggggctccaCTATTAACTAGAAACATGTGGAGCTGGAGACTGTTTAGGAAAAAAAGCGAAAACATGAATTCCTTTCCGTCAGCAGGCCTGAGGCAGGATGGCAGAGGCCCTTGGCAGACCACCACGCACAGCTCCCCCCTCTCTCACTGTTTCTGTCTCCGTGTCTATCTTGGCTggctgtctatctctgtctctctcttctctgggtttctctcctctctgatcGTGCTATGACCACCGCAGCACCCAGTGGACAAGACAAGGGTTCATGGGGTCATGGGTTGGTTTCTGGGTGGTGTGATACCACCCTCCAGTCTGCTGAGGCTTGGGAAGCTCTGGAGAGGCCCGAGGTCCGAGCAGGAAGAGACCCTGGAACCCCTGGACAGGCAGAGAGGGGCTCAGAAGTTGCTGAAGATCTCTCGCTTCCGGTTCCAGTCCATCTGTGGTGCCCGTTTGTTGACCCGAGTAGCTCGAGCCTTCTCCTTGGCCTCGGCTGCTGTGGGACTCAGGTGGAGGCCACTTTCCTGGAAGGGGTCTCGCTTCCAGGTACTGCCATCCTGGGGGCAGGCAAGGTACAAACAGTGAGCCATACCGGTGGCAGCCACCTTTCTAAGGACCTTACACCAGGGGCCACCTGAGGGTTTGGGGAACTAGCCCAAAAGGCTTCTTGGAAGTGGTAGCCCTACCATCCTGGTAGGTGTCTCCACAGAGATCCACTCTAAAGGCCTCTGAAGCCCCATGTGTGAGCATCACGGCAGTTACCTCATTGTCCTTCTCTGAGCCTGGCAGGTCACTTCGGGATGAGCACACAGAGCCACCATTGAGCTAGGAAACCAAGGATAGGTTGCGCTTTCAGCATCCCCATCCTGGTGCACCCagatctacacacatgcacacacacacatacagctgcAGCTAGTTCTTATTCAAAAGCACACTTCGGGCCAGGGCATAGTTGGCACCTAACAGCAGATGGGCAAGTCCAACCTGAGAAGTCACGATACGGGGAGCAGCTGTGGAGATGGGAATCAGCTATGTGAATTCACCTGTTGTCAAAGCAGGATGGTGTCCCAAGAAGGTAAAGACCACTCAGTAGTCATGTAGGGACAAGGCACGGAAAGATGGCCCAGGACCCCAGTATCTGCCCACACTGTGCATCTGAGCTGGTGCTAACCCCATACAGGATCCACAGTGgctatttgttctgttttgagacagtttctctgggCAGCTCTGGCTGcgttagaactcactctgtagacctggccttgaattcagagatctgtctgcttttggttcccaagtgctgggagcacTGCCTGCTAGCACAGAGGGTATTTTTGAGGGAACCAGGCCAGTTGGTTTCACAACTGTAAGAGGTCTCGAGAAGCAGCTTCTATCATGTCTGGGGACAGAAGTAGAGGTATAGCcaggggtggtggcgcacgcctttaatcccagcactcaggaggcagaggcatgtggatttctgagttcaaggccagcctggtctataaagtgagttccaggacagccagggctacacagagaaaccctgtctcgaaaaaccaaaaaaaaaaaaaaaaagaagaagaagaagaagaagaagaagtagaggTATACGGATGGTCACTTGAGCCCACCCTCTCACCTGGGCAGGACTGGTCCCGTTCGTGACTGGTGATGGCAGTGGACCTGTGGGGACAGTAAGTTAGTGGCTGCACTGACCCTACCCTCTGCCCCGAAGGGCAACAACCTACCTTCTAGATGTTCCTCAGTGGGTACGACCCTCAACCGCTTGAAGTATCCATCAGTCTCAGGATCGACTACCAGCAGCCGGGCCTCGTCCTCCTGTGCCTTGATTCTGGCAACAACCTCGGCATGCCGCAGCCCCTCCACATTCTGCCCATTCACCTGCCGCCACCCACACAGGGTCAGAAAGGCCTGAGGGGCCCAGTCGGCCCAGTGCCACCCAGCCAGGTGTGCCATCAAATATTCATCGAAGCCACCAGCAGCCAAAGCAGCAAGAAGAGTGCCAGCTCAAGTTCCCTGTGTCTTCCCTCCTCCTGCAGGGACCCAGGGCCCATACATGGACATTCAGGGACATACAGATACACGGGGACCCAGGGTACCTCAATGAGCCGATCCTGGGCACGGAGGCCAGAGTGAGAAGCAGGAGAGCCAGGGTCCACAGAGCGGATGTACTGGCCAGGCCGGGACTTGTCACTATGCAGGTTGAACCCGTAGCCCTGGGGTCCCCTTCGCAAGTGGCAGAGCCGGGGACGCAGCTCTCTTGGGGGCCCATTGACATCCTGTAGACCCATAAGAGGTGACATCAGGCTCTACCCGCAGCCTCTCAGCCCTTATGCTCTAAGGGACCAATCCCAGGTTTCATTGATGACACTATGTGCCCTGTGAGTGAGGGGTTTAGTGAGGAAGCTACCTATTACACAGCTTTAGCTGGGGCTAGGGACAAAGCATGTTACCAAACATGTAAACACCTAATGAGCCAGCTGCTGGCAGGACCTGTGCAAGAATTCCTAGGGGGCACTGTACATACCCTAGGGCTCTAGAAGGAACCCGGAGGGATAAGTGCCCCATCAGAGGCTCCAGGAAGACTGTACCTTTGGGTTTTGCCTCCCCTGTCTCTCTTCTTGCCCCCATCTCTAGGGTTAGTACCCTGGAGGCCCGAGGAGCTCTGTCTTCTTCTCAGGCCTTCGAGAGGCTCCCTGGCTGTGTGACAGCTGTTTGCTTTAGAATTCCAACACTAACTGGAGCCGCTGCCCAAACCCCATGGGCCTGAAAGCAGGGGTGGCAAATAAGAAAGATCCAATGGTTCCCAGTCCTAGCCTATGGTGTTTCCTAACTCACAACATGGAAGGGCCCATGGGACACACAGGGAATCCCCCCACTGCCCCAGGCTGCCCTTCTTTACCTCTGGCATCCTGCAGTAGGTCTCTGGGCCAGCAGGTTATACAGGCAGGGGCCAGCCTGctgaccccccaccccagccagggGCCAAGTCAGAGATGGTGCTGCTGAATGGCCAGCAGCTGCCGGTGCCCAGTTACACAGAGCCAGTGGCCGGGGTGGGCAGACAGGTGGCAGCTCAGGTTTCTGGGTATGAGTGCAGGTGACAGTGTGCTAGCAGGGGGCATTTCCTCACCTTCCACTACTACCCTACCCCCTCATGGCTGATGCTGAGAGACTCTAGAACTGGAAGGATTGATCCTTCCCGTCTCAGGGCAGATCTCTAAGTCTCAGGTAACTGTCTTTCCCTAAGCCCGCATTTCTCTACACTCCTGCTGCCTACTACTGCCACCCCTCTTACGGAGTTTTGGGGAGAAGGTCCCATGTtttaacccaggctagccttaaactcacaagtCAAAGCgatctttttgttttaggttctgagtgctgggttataGGCCTATACCACCATGCTAGCTCCAAGCCCTCCATGGGCGGCAGGAATAAGCACCCTCTTCTATGCAGGGCCATTCCTAGCGTTAGGACTCTGGGATAGCCCTTCAACCTGGacactctctttctgtcttgccTGCGTTCAGGACTCCTTCCTTGATCCCAAAGCCCAGCTGGCTCTTCATCTGGACTCTCCTGTAGAGCTTTCGAGCACAGCCACGTCTGTCCCATCACACCAACAATTACAGATTAAGTTGTCCCCTGGGGGCTCAGGCAGGCAATGTTGCCTGAACTCAGGGTTATAAGGCTTCAAAAATCCTCAAAACCCCACTACATAGAACTCTCAAAGACATAGCTGAAGATACAGGCTTTGGGGCAAGGCCCTGAGAGCCCCTCACCATCAGCCTGGGACAGCCAGAGGCTAATTCACAGGGAAGAGACTGGAGTAGAGACAGAAGCCAGTCCAAAACAGTACAAGGGAATGTGTGACCACTCCTGGCACAAAGTCGTGTCCCAACAGACAGGGCCACATCATGTGGCCATAGAGACAAGACATCCAGGCTTATGCTCATAAAcaaacaacacagacacacacacagccacccacacacatgcaaacttaGATCCACAGCGGCACTGGCCCTGTGACCTCTTCCCACGACCTCTGAGGCTTACAGGGCAGGGTTTCTTGGGGCTCCCAAACGGGAAGCAGGACTTGGCACGCTACTGTGGCCATGAAACTAGGGGCCATTCCTGAGAGGTGGCTGTTCTGGCCAACCCCTCAGCCCCAACCCAAAACACCATCCTCTCAGCACAGGCTAACGATTCTTAACTAGCCTAAACCATCTCTGGCCACAGGCAGAGTCCCAGCTGACAGGCCTGGCATAAGACCCTCAAGGACTGAAAGATTCCCCCAAGCCTGTGGGGGAGACAAGAGGCAAGCAAGTGGGGGTAGGGTGCCCCAGCAAACAGCGGGAGGGGTGCATTGCTGGaattcttcctcccagccctagCCCTGAGCACACTTCCTGCCTTCTTCAGACAGGCCCTCTGGCTCCCACGGGCTCTGAGACACATAGCCATAGAGCTGGGCAAACCCCAGTCCTCCCCACACTGAACCTACAGCCAGACAAGGCAGATAAGGGGGTGCCCTGGGAGCCAGGCTCTGCCCCCCACCAGATAATGACTCACCAGCCCCAGCAGAGAAAGGCCCCCATTGTTTCTTGGGGTCCATCTTGTAGGCATAAACATCCCCGAGTTCCCTGCCCTTCCCCAGAGATTGAGCTAAAGCTGGGGTCCTGACTGcccagctcagctctgcctcatcCCATCTGACCTGAGCAAGCCCCAGTTGAGTGTTCACAGGAGGGGCTCctggggctgaggcaggcagCATGCTAGTCCTGGAGCGAGCCATGAGAAGGGGCTAGGAGCGCTGGCAGCAGGTGGCCAGATTTCTTGGACCAGCTGAGACTGTCACCCCACTTATCTACCTCCCACTGTGGCCCAGGTTCCCTGGGGATGGGTGGGGACATAGGCACTGACTCATTTTGGGTAGCAGGGTGGTTACTGAACCCCCTCCCCTGTCCGGCGTCCCCCCCACCCAGCTTGGTTTCCGTcccaagaaaggaaggaaggaagctgctggaggccctgccctgctccaggACCCAGGGCAGTGGAGACAGGGAGTCAAGGGAGGGGACCTTGGCTGGAGAACAGAAGACagtggatgggggaagggagaagaggaacagCAGGACCTGGGGGAGCCCCCAAAGCGGTCATGCTATCACTTTGCTCAGACCATTCTATCCCATGAACCCGACACCTGCAGACTTGTGTCAGCCATAACTCAGTCCACCATGTCCCCCAGGAGGTGCAGACATGGTAGGACCCAAGGGTGGAAGGGCAAGGTCCACCACTACCTCCCTGTCCCTGGCACTGCTAGCTGCTGGGTCTCTGTTTGGGGGCTGTCCCTGTCATCAGTGCTAGAATCAGCTGGCTGCAGCTGCAGCCACCCCCAGCCCTGAATGGCCTGGGACTGAGTCACCACTGACTAGGCCTTCCCACCCCCAAAGGGAGGGGCAGACATATCAGTGTTCTCCCTCGTCCCACCTCCCCTGTCAGGCAGGCTGGGACAGAGAACACAAGATCAGGGGGAGGAAAAGGCCCCAGCCTCCCGTGGAGGTGCTCAGTGGGCACCCACCCTGCAACAGAGCAGAGGCATACGTATAGGCCTCACTGGTCTGTCCAGGCAC
Proteins encoded in this region:
- the Slc9a3r2 gene encoding Na(+)/H(+) exchange regulatory cofactor NHE-RF2 isoform X2; this encodes MARSRTSMLPASAPGAPPVNTQLGLAQDVNGPPRELRPRLCHLRRGPQGYGFNLHSDKSRPGQYIRSVDPGSPASHSGLRAQDRLIEVNGQNVEGLRHAEVVARIKAQEDEARLLVVDPETDGYFKRLRVVPTEEHLEGPLPSPVTNGTSPAQLNGGSVCSSRSDLPGSEKDNEDGSTWKRDPFQESGLHLSPTAAEAKEKARATRVNKRAPQMDWNRKREIFSNF
- the Slc9a3r2 gene encoding Na(+)/H(+) exchange regulatory cofactor NHE-RF2 isoform X1, producing MAAPESLRPRLCRLVRGEQGYGFHLHGEKGRRGQFIRRVEPGSPAEAAALRAGDRLVEVNGVNVEGETHHQVVQRIKAVEGQTQLLVVDKETDEELCRRQLTCTEEMAHRGLPPAHNPWEPKPDWACSGSLGSDTGQKDVNGPPRELRPRLCHLRRGPQGYGFNLHSDKSRPGQYIRSVDPGSPASHSGLRAQDRLIEVNGQNVEGLRHAEVVARIKAQEDEARLLVVDPETDGYFKRLRVVPTEEHLEGPLPSPVTNGTSPAQLNGGSVCSSRSDLPGSEKDNEDGSTWKRDPFQESGLHLSPTAAEAKEKARATRVNKRAPQMDWNRKREIFSNF